The following proteins are encoded in a genomic region of Zea mays cultivar B73 chromosome 9, Zm-B73-REFERENCE-NAM-5.0, whole genome shotgun sequence:
- the LOC103639291 gene encoding uncharacterized protein isoform X2, protein MSWLRSAVHRAVEASGGHSSLLTRTVRTSLDTVVHHAGQAVAGGARLITGSRSYKSAKVAAKRLEEEALSCKGDERVQLLRRWLVALKETQRATTAVREPQFGDNPDQTAPLLDLYIDYDSGAEPMNFFHVFLYSQALECVVLSLIREAPTEEEVPLVSEVFGMCLSGGKDVHNALLSSVKDLARLFSSYSDEVLAKRDELLQFAQGAISGLKINADIARLDNEITQLQQQINSMDALHATSIVNQNKKAQTATEGFRKAVSEVRLCSRMEELLLKKKSIHPGDSLETHFEKVDKLKVLSESLANSSAKAEKRIMENRLQKEESLIFRVTKTNEVSGIEKELVAEISGLEEQRNQLEAELKKVNTKLKVATVKLKKTREERDQFDEASNQIVLHLKTKEDELSRSIASCKVEASTVSAWINFLKDTWKLQSLFEELREKQANEELDRCGLCFAKLMKYHVSASMEELSTSIDRIKTFVDNLKIFGNRSVSAEDGANGPSKQSNPRRYLEEEYLQTEKKVVAAFSLVDSIRAIYSSNQDYYKTSQICAYSLCRRDDTEVKNLFTSIDNLRIEFESVPRPVLQIEIKEQAEKKKRSPSLKVSASPSHSRSDSPIAAQLRTRLPSESESELAKFDQEYKADEISGWEFDDLEDEPTPGFL, encoded by the exons ATGTCGTGGCTCCGCAGCGCGGTGCACCGCGCCGTGGAGGCGAGCGGGGGTCACAGCTCCCTCCTTACCCGCACCGTCCGCACCTCCCTTGACACCGTCGTCCACCATGCCGGCCAGGCTGTCGCGGGCGGCGCCAGGCTCATCACC GGGAGCCGGAGTTACAAGAGCGCGAAGGTGGCAGCGAAGAGGCTGGAAGAGGAGGCGCTCTCCTGCAAAGGGGACGAACGGGTGCAGCTGCTGCGCCGGTGGCTCGTCGCGCTCAAGGAGACCCAGCGCGCGACCACGGCGGTCCGGGAGCCGCAATTTGGGGACAATCCGGACCAGACTGCGCCCCTGCTG GATTTGTACATCGATTACGACAGCGGTGCGGAGCCGATGAACTTTTTCCATGTCTTCCTCTACAGTCAAGCCCTCGAGTGTGTTGTTCTCTCCTTG ATTAGGGAAGCCCCAACTGAGGAAGAAGTTCCACTGGTCTCAGAAGTTTTTGG AATGTGCCTTTCGGGAGGGAAGGATGTGCACAATGCACTCTTAAGTAGTGTAAAGGACCTGGCAAGGTTATTCTCAAGTTATAGTGACGAAGTGTTG GCAAAACGTGACGAGCTGCTTCAGTTTGCTCAGGGTGCGATCTCAGGGCTAAAGATAAATGCTGACATTGCAAG ATTAGATAATGAAATTACTCAGTTGCAACAGCAGATAAATTCAATGGATGCGCTCCATGCTACATCAATCGTCAATCAGAATAAAAAAGCTCAAACAGCCACTGAG GGTTTCAGAAAGGCAGTTTCTGAAGTTCGGCTTTGCTCTAGAATGGAAGAACTTCTATTGAAGAAGAAATCAATACACCCCGGTGATTCATTGGAGACTCATTTTGAGAAG GTAGATAAACTGAAGGTTTTGTCTGAATCCCTTGCAAATTCATCTGCAAAAGCAGAAAAGCGTATCATGGAAAATAG GCTACAAAAGGAAGAATCTCTTATCTTCCGGGTCACCAAAACAAATGAAGTTAGTGGTATAGAAAAG GAATTAGTTGCTGAGATCTCTGGACTTGAGGAGCAAAGGAATCAACTcgaggcagaactgaaaaag GTGAATACTAAATTGAAAGTTGCTACAGTGAAGCTTAAAAAAACTAGAGAGGAACGGGACCAATTTGATGAAGCAAGCAATCAGATTGTGTTGCACCTAAAAACAAAG GAAGACGAACTTTCAAGATCCATAGCTTCATGCAAAGTAGAAGCAAGTACTGTCAGTGCATGGATCAACTTTTTGAAAGATACGTGGAAATTGCAGTCCTTGTTTGAAGAGCTAAGAGAAAAACAGGCCAA CGAAGAATTGGATAGATGTGGACTCTGCTTTGCGAAATTGATGAAGTATCATGTTTCTGCATCCATG GAAGAGCTAAGCACTTCTATTGACCGTATCAAAACCTTTGTTGATAACTTGAAAATATTTGGTAACAG ATCCGTGTCAGCAGAGGATGGAGCTAATGGTCCGTCTAAGCAATCAAACCCTCGTAGATATCTTGAGGAAGAATATCTCCAAACTGAGAAAAAG GTCGTAGCTGCATTCAGTTTGGTTGATAGTATCAGAGCAATATATTCTTCAAACCAGGATTACTATAAAACGAG CCAGATCTGTGCTTATAGTTTGTGCAGAAGGGATGACACTGAGGTAAAAAATCTGTTTACCTCCATTGACAATCTGCGGATCGAGTTCGAATCCGTGCCACGTCCAGTGCTTCAAATTGAGATTAAAGAACAGGCAGAGAAAAAGAAACGATCCCCTTCCTTGAAGGTGTCCGCGTCACCTAGCCATTCGAGAAGCGACTCTCCTATCGCGGCTCAGCTCAGGACACGACTGCCATCAGAGTCCGAATCGGAGCTGGCCAAGTTCGACCAGGAATACAAGGCCGACGAGATCAGTGGGTGGGAGTTCGATGACCTCGAAGACGAGCCAACACCTGGCTTCCTATGA
- the LOC103639291 gene encoding uncharacterized protein isoform X3: MSWLRSAVHRAVEASGGHSSLLTRTVRTSLDTVVHHAGQAVAGGARLITGSRSYKSAKVAAKRLEEEALSCKGDERVQLLRRWLVALKETQRATTAVREPQFGDNPDQTAPLLDLYIDYDSGAEPMNFFHVFLYSQALECVVLSLIREAPTEEEVPLVSEVFGMCLSGGKDVHNALLSSVKDLARLFSSYSDEVLAKRDELLQFAQGAISGLKINADIARLDNEITQLQQQINSMDALHATSIVNQNKKAQTATEGFRKAVSEVRLCSRMEELLLKKKSIHPGDSLETHFEKVDKLKVLSESLANSSAKAEKRIMENRLQKEESLIFRVTKTNEVSGIEKELVAEISGLEEQRNQLEAELKKVNTKLKVATVKLKKTREERDQFDEASNQIVLHLKTKEDELSRSIASCKVEASTVSAWINFLKDTWKLQSLFEELREKQANEELDRCGLCFAKLMKYHVSASMEELSTSIDRIKTFVDNLKIFGNSCIARSVSAEDGANGPSKQSNPRRYLEEEYLQTEKKVVAAFSLVDSIRAIYSSNQDYYKTSLCRRDDTEVKNLFTSIDNLRIEFESVPRPVLQIEIKEQAEKKKRSPSLKVSASPSHSRSDSPIAAQLRTRLPSESESELAKFDQEYKADEISGWEFDDLEDEPTPGFL, from the exons ATGTCGTGGCTCCGCAGCGCGGTGCACCGCGCCGTGGAGGCGAGCGGGGGTCACAGCTCCCTCCTTACCCGCACCGTCCGCACCTCCCTTGACACCGTCGTCCACCATGCCGGCCAGGCTGTCGCGGGCGGCGCCAGGCTCATCACC GGGAGCCGGAGTTACAAGAGCGCGAAGGTGGCAGCGAAGAGGCTGGAAGAGGAGGCGCTCTCCTGCAAAGGGGACGAACGGGTGCAGCTGCTGCGCCGGTGGCTCGTCGCGCTCAAGGAGACCCAGCGCGCGACCACGGCGGTCCGGGAGCCGCAATTTGGGGACAATCCGGACCAGACTGCGCCCCTGCTG GATTTGTACATCGATTACGACAGCGGTGCGGAGCCGATGAACTTTTTCCATGTCTTCCTCTACAGTCAAGCCCTCGAGTGTGTTGTTCTCTCCTTG ATTAGGGAAGCCCCAACTGAGGAAGAAGTTCCACTGGTCTCAGAAGTTTTTGG AATGTGCCTTTCGGGAGGGAAGGATGTGCACAATGCACTCTTAAGTAGTGTAAAGGACCTGGCAAGGTTATTCTCAAGTTATAGTGACGAAGTGTTG GCAAAACGTGACGAGCTGCTTCAGTTTGCTCAGGGTGCGATCTCAGGGCTAAAGATAAATGCTGACATTGCAAG ATTAGATAATGAAATTACTCAGTTGCAACAGCAGATAAATTCAATGGATGCGCTCCATGCTACATCAATCGTCAATCAGAATAAAAAAGCTCAAACAGCCACTGAG GGTTTCAGAAAGGCAGTTTCTGAAGTTCGGCTTTGCTCTAGAATGGAAGAACTTCTATTGAAGAAGAAATCAATACACCCCGGTGATTCATTGGAGACTCATTTTGAGAAG GTAGATAAACTGAAGGTTTTGTCTGAATCCCTTGCAAATTCATCTGCAAAAGCAGAAAAGCGTATCATGGAAAATAG GCTACAAAAGGAAGAATCTCTTATCTTCCGGGTCACCAAAACAAATGAAGTTAGTGGTATAGAAAAG GAATTAGTTGCTGAGATCTCTGGACTTGAGGAGCAAAGGAATCAACTcgaggcagaactgaaaaag GTGAATACTAAATTGAAAGTTGCTACAGTGAAGCTTAAAAAAACTAGAGAGGAACGGGACCAATTTGATGAAGCAAGCAATCAGATTGTGTTGCACCTAAAAACAAAG GAAGACGAACTTTCAAGATCCATAGCTTCATGCAAAGTAGAAGCAAGTACTGTCAGTGCATGGATCAACTTTTTGAAAGATACGTGGAAATTGCAGTCCTTGTTTGAAGAGCTAAGAGAAAAACAGGCCAA CGAAGAATTGGATAGATGTGGACTCTGCTTTGCGAAATTGATGAAGTATCATGTTTCTGCATCCATG GAAGAGCTAAGCACTTCTATTGACCGTATCAAAACCTTTGTTGATAACTTGAAAATATTTGGTAACAG TTGCATCGCCAGATCCGTGTCAGCAGAGGATGGAGCTAATGGTCCGTCTAAGCAATCAAACCCTCGTAGATATCTTGAGGAAGAATATCTCCAAACTGAGAAAAAG GTCGTAGCTGCATTCAGTTTGGTTGATAGTATCAGAGCAATATATTCTTCAAACCAGGATTACTATAAAACGAG TTTGTGCAGAAGGGATGACACTGAGGTAAAAAATCTGTTTACCTCCATTGACAATCTGCGGATCGAGTTCGAATCCGTGCCACGTCCAGTGCTTCAAATTGAGATTAAAGAACAGGCAGAGAAAAAGAAACGATCCCCTTCCTTGAAGGTGTCCGCGTCACCTAGCCATTCGAGAAGCGACTCTCCTATCGCGGCTCAGCTCAGGACACGACTGCCATCAGAGTCCGAATCGGAGCTGGCCAAGTTCGACCAGGAATACAAGGCCGACGAGATCAGTGGGTGGGAGTTCGATGACCTCGAAGACGAGCCAACACCTGGCTTCCTATGA
- the LOC103639291 gene encoding uncharacterized protein isoform X1, with translation MSWLRSAVHRAVEASGGHSSLLTRTVRTSLDTVVHHAGQAVAGGARLITGSRSYKSAKVAAKRLEEEALSCKGDERVQLLRRWLVALKETQRATTAVREPQFGDNPDQTAPLLDLYIDYDSGAEPMNFFHVFLYSQALECVVLSLIREAPTEEEVPLVSEVFGMCLSGGKDVHNALLSSVKDLARLFSSYSDEVLAKRDELLQFAQGAISGLKINADIARLDNEITQLQQQINSMDALHATSIVNQNKKAQTATEGFRKAVSEVRLCSRMEELLLKKKSIHPGDSLETHFEKVDKLKVLSESLANSSAKAEKRIMENRLQKEESLIFRVTKTNEVSGIEKELVAEISGLEEQRNQLEAELKKVNTKLKVATVKLKKTREERDQFDEASNQIVLHLKTKEDELSRSIASCKVEASTVSAWINFLKDTWKLQSLFEELREKQANEELDRCGLCFAKLMKYHVSASMEELSTSIDRIKTFVDNLKIFGNSCIARSVSAEDGANGPSKQSNPRRYLEEEYLQTEKKVVAAFSLVDSIRAIYSSNQDYYKTSQICAYSLCRRDDTEVKNLFTSIDNLRIEFESVPRPVLQIEIKEQAEKKKRSPSLKVSASPSHSRSDSPIAAQLRTRLPSESESELAKFDQEYKADEISGWEFDDLEDEPTPGFL, from the exons ATGTCGTGGCTCCGCAGCGCGGTGCACCGCGCCGTGGAGGCGAGCGGGGGTCACAGCTCCCTCCTTACCCGCACCGTCCGCACCTCCCTTGACACCGTCGTCCACCATGCCGGCCAGGCTGTCGCGGGCGGCGCCAGGCTCATCACC GGGAGCCGGAGTTACAAGAGCGCGAAGGTGGCAGCGAAGAGGCTGGAAGAGGAGGCGCTCTCCTGCAAAGGGGACGAACGGGTGCAGCTGCTGCGCCGGTGGCTCGTCGCGCTCAAGGAGACCCAGCGCGCGACCACGGCGGTCCGGGAGCCGCAATTTGGGGACAATCCGGACCAGACTGCGCCCCTGCTG GATTTGTACATCGATTACGACAGCGGTGCGGAGCCGATGAACTTTTTCCATGTCTTCCTCTACAGTCAAGCCCTCGAGTGTGTTGTTCTCTCCTTG ATTAGGGAAGCCCCAACTGAGGAAGAAGTTCCACTGGTCTCAGAAGTTTTTGG AATGTGCCTTTCGGGAGGGAAGGATGTGCACAATGCACTCTTAAGTAGTGTAAAGGACCTGGCAAGGTTATTCTCAAGTTATAGTGACGAAGTGTTG GCAAAACGTGACGAGCTGCTTCAGTTTGCTCAGGGTGCGATCTCAGGGCTAAAGATAAATGCTGACATTGCAAG ATTAGATAATGAAATTACTCAGTTGCAACAGCAGATAAATTCAATGGATGCGCTCCATGCTACATCAATCGTCAATCAGAATAAAAAAGCTCAAACAGCCACTGAG GGTTTCAGAAAGGCAGTTTCTGAAGTTCGGCTTTGCTCTAGAATGGAAGAACTTCTATTGAAGAAGAAATCAATACACCCCGGTGATTCATTGGAGACTCATTTTGAGAAG GTAGATAAACTGAAGGTTTTGTCTGAATCCCTTGCAAATTCATCTGCAAAAGCAGAAAAGCGTATCATGGAAAATAG GCTACAAAAGGAAGAATCTCTTATCTTCCGGGTCACCAAAACAAATGAAGTTAGTGGTATAGAAAAG GAATTAGTTGCTGAGATCTCTGGACTTGAGGAGCAAAGGAATCAACTcgaggcagaactgaaaaag GTGAATACTAAATTGAAAGTTGCTACAGTGAAGCTTAAAAAAACTAGAGAGGAACGGGACCAATTTGATGAAGCAAGCAATCAGATTGTGTTGCACCTAAAAACAAAG GAAGACGAACTTTCAAGATCCATAGCTTCATGCAAAGTAGAAGCAAGTACTGTCAGTGCATGGATCAACTTTTTGAAAGATACGTGGAAATTGCAGTCCTTGTTTGAAGAGCTAAGAGAAAAACAGGCCAA CGAAGAATTGGATAGATGTGGACTCTGCTTTGCGAAATTGATGAAGTATCATGTTTCTGCATCCATG GAAGAGCTAAGCACTTCTATTGACCGTATCAAAACCTTTGTTGATAACTTGAAAATATTTGGTAACAG TTGCATCGCCAGATCCGTGTCAGCAGAGGATGGAGCTAATGGTCCGTCTAAGCAATCAAACCCTCGTAGATATCTTGAGGAAGAATATCTCCAAACTGAGAAAAAG GTCGTAGCTGCATTCAGTTTGGTTGATAGTATCAGAGCAATATATTCTTCAAACCAGGATTACTATAAAACGAG CCAGATCTGTGCTTATAGTTTGTGCAGAAGGGATGACACTGAGGTAAAAAATCTGTTTACCTCCATTGACAATCTGCGGATCGAGTTCGAATCCGTGCCACGTCCAGTGCTTCAAATTGAGATTAAAGAACAGGCAGAGAAAAAGAAACGATCCCCTTCCTTGAAGGTGTCCGCGTCACCTAGCCATTCGAGAAGCGACTCTCCTATCGCGGCTCAGCTCAGGACACGACTGCCATCAGAGTCCGAATCGGAGCTGGCCAAGTTCGACCAGGAATACAAGGCCGACGAGATCAGTGGGTGGGAGTTCGATGACCTCGAAGACGAGCCAACACCTGGCTTCCTATGA
- the LOC103639291 gene encoding uncharacterized protein isoform X4: MSWLRSAVHRAVEASGGHSSLLTRTVRTSLDTVVHHAGQAVAGGARLITGSRSYKSAKVAAKRLEEEALSCKGDERVQLLRRWLVALKETQRATTAVREPQFGDNPDQTAPLLDLYIDYDSGAEPMNFFHVFLYSQALECVVLSLIREAPTEEEVPLVSEVFGMCLSGGKDVHNALLSSVKDLARLFSSYSDEVLAKRDELLQFAQGAISGLKINADIARLDNEITQLQQQINSMDALHATSIVNQNKKAQTATEGFRKAVSEVRLCSRMEELLLKKKSIHPGDSLETHFEKVDKLKVLSESLANSSAKAEKRIMENRLQKEESLIFRVTKTNEVSGIEKELVAEISGLEEQRNQLEAELKKVNTKLKVATVKLKKTREERDQFDEASNQIVLHLKTKEDELSRSIASCKVEASTVSAWINFLKDTWKLQSLFEELREKQANEELDRCGLCFAKLMKYHVSASMEELSTSIDRIKTFVDNLKIFGNRSVSAEDGANGPSKQSNPRRYLEEEYLQTEKKVVAAFSLVDSIRAIYSSNQDYYKTSLCRRDDTEVKNLFTSIDNLRIEFESVPRPVLQIEIKEQAEKKKRSPSLKVSASPSHSRSDSPIAAQLRTRLPSESESELAKFDQEYKADEISGWEFDDLEDEPTPGFL; encoded by the exons ATGTCGTGGCTCCGCAGCGCGGTGCACCGCGCCGTGGAGGCGAGCGGGGGTCACAGCTCCCTCCTTACCCGCACCGTCCGCACCTCCCTTGACACCGTCGTCCACCATGCCGGCCAGGCTGTCGCGGGCGGCGCCAGGCTCATCACC GGGAGCCGGAGTTACAAGAGCGCGAAGGTGGCAGCGAAGAGGCTGGAAGAGGAGGCGCTCTCCTGCAAAGGGGACGAACGGGTGCAGCTGCTGCGCCGGTGGCTCGTCGCGCTCAAGGAGACCCAGCGCGCGACCACGGCGGTCCGGGAGCCGCAATTTGGGGACAATCCGGACCAGACTGCGCCCCTGCTG GATTTGTACATCGATTACGACAGCGGTGCGGAGCCGATGAACTTTTTCCATGTCTTCCTCTACAGTCAAGCCCTCGAGTGTGTTGTTCTCTCCTTG ATTAGGGAAGCCCCAACTGAGGAAGAAGTTCCACTGGTCTCAGAAGTTTTTGG AATGTGCCTTTCGGGAGGGAAGGATGTGCACAATGCACTCTTAAGTAGTGTAAAGGACCTGGCAAGGTTATTCTCAAGTTATAGTGACGAAGTGTTG GCAAAACGTGACGAGCTGCTTCAGTTTGCTCAGGGTGCGATCTCAGGGCTAAAGATAAATGCTGACATTGCAAG ATTAGATAATGAAATTACTCAGTTGCAACAGCAGATAAATTCAATGGATGCGCTCCATGCTACATCAATCGTCAATCAGAATAAAAAAGCTCAAACAGCCACTGAG GGTTTCAGAAAGGCAGTTTCTGAAGTTCGGCTTTGCTCTAGAATGGAAGAACTTCTATTGAAGAAGAAATCAATACACCCCGGTGATTCATTGGAGACTCATTTTGAGAAG GTAGATAAACTGAAGGTTTTGTCTGAATCCCTTGCAAATTCATCTGCAAAAGCAGAAAAGCGTATCATGGAAAATAG GCTACAAAAGGAAGAATCTCTTATCTTCCGGGTCACCAAAACAAATGAAGTTAGTGGTATAGAAAAG GAATTAGTTGCTGAGATCTCTGGACTTGAGGAGCAAAGGAATCAACTcgaggcagaactgaaaaag GTGAATACTAAATTGAAAGTTGCTACAGTGAAGCTTAAAAAAACTAGAGAGGAACGGGACCAATTTGATGAAGCAAGCAATCAGATTGTGTTGCACCTAAAAACAAAG GAAGACGAACTTTCAAGATCCATAGCTTCATGCAAAGTAGAAGCAAGTACTGTCAGTGCATGGATCAACTTTTTGAAAGATACGTGGAAATTGCAGTCCTTGTTTGAAGAGCTAAGAGAAAAACAGGCCAA CGAAGAATTGGATAGATGTGGACTCTGCTTTGCGAAATTGATGAAGTATCATGTTTCTGCATCCATG GAAGAGCTAAGCACTTCTATTGACCGTATCAAAACCTTTGTTGATAACTTGAAAATATTTGGTAACAG ATCCGTGTCAGCAGAGGATGGAGCTAATGGTCCGTCTAAGCAATCAAACCCTCGTAGATATCTTGAGGAAGAATATCTCCAAACTGAGAAAAAG GTCGTAGCTGCATTCAGTTTGGTTGATAGTATCAGAGCAATATATTCTTCAAACCAGGATTACTATAAAACGAG TTTGTGCAGAAGGGATGACACTGAGGTAAAAAATCTGTTTACCTCCATTGACAATCTGCGGATCGAGTTCGAATCCGTGCCACGTCCAGTGCTTCAAATTGAGATTAAAGAACAGGCAGAGAAAAAGAAACGATCCCCTTCCTTGAAGGTGTCCGCGTCACCTAGCCATTCGAGAAGCGACTCTCCTATCGCGGCTCAGCTCAGGACACGACTGCCATCAGAGTCCGAATCGGAGCTGGCCAAGTTCGACCAGGAATACAAGGCCGACGAGATCAGTGGGTGGGAGTTCGATGACCTCGAAGACGAGCCAACACCTGGCTTCCTATGA